A region of the Roseiflexus sp. RS-1 genome:
TTGCGAGACAGGCAGAAGGTGCTCTGATCCACCGGTATTTCGACCGGCTCGCCGCCAACATAGCAGCGATGCTCCGGCGTTGGCGACGAGAAGCGAATAGCGCGGTTCTGCTTCAGACCGAGATATGGGCAATATCCCTGGCCAGTTGGCGGTGCTTCGCTCATGGCGCGCCGGGTCTCCTTGCACGCTGTGTGCTACGACGTTCAGGCGTATTATAGGAGCGGGCAGAAGTTGACGCAAAGCCCTGGCATTAACGAAACCTTACAGCCAGGTTGCAGCTTGCTGTAACGCCCCACGAAAGCGCCCGGCGTGGTATCATGTCTGTCATGCCCTGTTGCCTGATACAGAGGGTTACGAGGATAGACGTCTCTTTATGCGCATCCTGATACTTTCGGATATTCACTCGAACATCGTGGCGCTCGAAACGGTTTTGTCCGCTGCCCGCTCTTTTGATACCGTCTGGAACCTTGGCGACACCATCGGGTACGGTCCGCGTCCCAATGAGTGTGTGGCAACGATCCGCACGGTGGCAAGTGTGATGCTTGCAGGGAATCACGACCTCGCCTGTCTGGGATTGCTGGATCTGAGCGACTTCAACCCGGACGCGCGCGCAGCGAATGTCTGGAACGGTGATCAACTGACGGACGACCACCGGATATTGCTGGAAGAACTCGAACCCATCCAGCCGATAGATGAGCGGTTCCTGGCGGCGCACGGCAGTCCGCGCGAGCCGATCTGGGAATATTTGCTGACCCGCTACCAGGCATTCGATAACTTCCGCCGGTTCGATCAGCAGGTCTGCCTGATCGGGCATTCGCACGTGCCGCTGATCTTTCAACTCACGC
Encoded here:
- a CDS encoding metallophosphoesterase family protein is translated as MRILILSDIHSNIVALETVLSAARSFDTVWNLGDTIGYGPRPNECVATIRTVASVMLAGNHDLACLGLLDLSDFNPDARAANVWNGDQLTDDHRILLEELEPIQPIDERFLAAHGSPREPIWEYLLTRYQAFDNFRRFDQQVCLIGHSHVPLIFQLTPEGRCEGPSSPDNGATLMLKPGFRYIINPGSVGQPRNQDPRAAFAVFDTSTDTITFHRVQYDVGRTQRQMHEAQLPAALITRLEYGI